A region of Leifsonia xyli DNA encodes the following proteins:
- a CDS encoding arabinose ABC transporter permease, whose protein sequence is MSSARIRLALLALALGGFGIGSTEFVAMGLLPNIAHDLLPQLYATSPDDANAQAGWIISAYALGVVVGAPTIAAVAARWPRKKLLLWLLVAFTVGTIASAVAPTFQLVMLARFVSALPHGAYFGIASLVAASLMGPGKRGRGVAFVLSGLTIANVIGVPAITWIGQHNGWRIAYLVIAAIFALTFVAVAFLVPWQAGDAKATMRKELRAFTRLQVWLALLIGAIGFGGFFAVYTYIAPIVTTVTGLPEASVPLILIVAGLGMTVGNILGGRAADHSVRNSMLLFFAILLVALAALWLTASTVVGLVVSVFVVAGACSALSPTIQTRLMDVAHDSQSIAAALNHSALNIANASGAALGGLTIAAGLGYLSPIVVGAILAVAGILLALLSFGIDRSRERRGVDTGVVHAQRPDPVSVD, encoded by the coding sequence ATGTCGTCGGCCCGTATTCGTCTTGCTCTCCTGGCGCTCGCCCTCGGCGGCTTCGGCATCGGCTCCACGGAGTTCGTCGCGATGGGCCTGTTGCCCAACATCGCGCACGACCTGCTGCCGCAGCTGTACGCGACGTCGCCCGACGACGCCAACGCCCAGGCCGGCTGGATCATCTCCGCCTACGCGCTCGGGGTCGTGGTCGGCGCGCCGACCATCGCTGCGGTCGCCGCGCGCTGGCCGCGCAAGAAGCTGCTGCTCTGGCTGCTGGTCGCCTTCACGGTGGGCACGATCGCGTCGGCCGTGGCGCCGACGTTCCAGCTCGTCATGCTCGCGCGGTTCGTCTCGGCGCTTCCGCACGGAGCCTACTTCGGTATCGCGTCACTGGTCGCCGCCTCCCTCATGGGTCCGGGGAAGCGCGGCCGCGGAGTCGCCTTCGTGCTCTCCGGCCTGACGATCGCGAACGTCATCGGCGTGCCCGCGATCACCTGGATCGGGCAGCACAACGGCTGGCGCATCGCCTACCTGGTCATCGCCGCGATCTTCGCGCTGACGTTCGTGGCGGTGGCGTTCCTCGTCCCGTGGCAGGCCGGCGACGCGAAGGCGACCATGCGCAAGGAGCTGCGCGCCTTCACCCGCCTGCAGGTCTGGCTCGCTCTGCTGATCGGCGCGATCGGCTTCGGCGGGTTCTTCGCCGTCTACACGTACATCGCGCCGATCGTCACGACGGTCACCGGGCTCCCGGAGGCGTCGGTGCCGCTCATCCTCATCGTCGCGGGCCTCGGGATGACCGTCGGCAACATCCTCGGTGGCCGGGCGGCCGACCACAGCGTGCGGAACAGCATGCTGCTGTTCTTCGCGATCCTGCTGGTGGCGCTCGCGGCGCTGTGGCTGACGGCGTCCACGGTCGTCGGGCTGGTCGTCTCGGTGTTCGTGGTGGCCGGCGCGTGCTCGGCGCTCTCGCCGACCATCCAGACCCGGCTGATGGATGTGGCGCACGACAGCCAGTCGATCGCCGCCGCCCTCAACCACTCGGCGCTGAACATCGCCAACGCGTCGGGCGCGGCCCTGGGCGGTCTGACGATCGCAGCCGGCCTCGGCTACCTGTCGCCGATCGTGGTCGGCGCGATCCTCGCCGTCGCGGGCATCCTGCTCGCCCTGCTCTCGTTCGGCATCGACCGCTCGCGCGAGCGCCGCGGCGTCGACACCGGCGTCGTCCACGCCCAGCGCCCCGACCCCGTCTCGGTCGACTAG
- a CDS encoding LuxR family transcriptional regulator yields MGEQPPIRIAIVDDHKMLLGALTEWIRSAADDIRMVAAVASWPELLTHPEFPVDVVLLDLDLKDNIPISLKLSTLKTTGVATVLMSTYSEPAVVREALAAGAMGYLVKSEDAEMIVEAIRAARKGESFISAELDLALNAGELGGAPKLSAQERRVMALYGAGEPVKAVAFQLGISDETAKSYLKRIREKYRVAGYDVGTKVALRKRAIQDGILLQND; encoded by the coding sequence ATGGGCGAGCAGCCGCCGATTCGGATCGCGATCGTCGATGACCACAAGATGCTCCTCGGAGCGCTCACCGAGTGGATCCGCAGCGCCGCGGATGACATCCGCATGGTGGCGGCGGTGGCCAGCTGGCCGGAGCTGCTGACGCATCCCGAGTTCCCGGTGGATGTGGTCCTCCTCGACCTGGATCTGAAGGACAACATCCCGATCTCGCTCAAGCTGTCGACGCTGAAGACGACCGGCGTGGCGACCGTGCTCATGAGCACGTACTCCGAGCCGGCCGTCGTGCGCGAGGCTCTGGCCGCCGGCGCGATGGGCTACCTCGTGAAGAGCGAGGACGCCGAGATGATCGTGGAGGCGATCCGCGCGGCCCGCAAGGGCGAGTCGTTCATCTCGGCCGAGCTCGACCTCGCGCTGAACGCCGGCGAGCTCGGGGGCGCCCCCAAGCTGAGCGCCCAGGAGCGTCGAGTGATGGCGCTGTACGGCGCCGGCGAGCCGGTCAAGGCGGTCGCCTTCCAGCTCGGCATCTCCGACGAGACGGCCAAGAGCTACCTCAAGCGCATCCGCGAGAAGTACCGCGTGGCCGGCTACGACGTGGGCACCAAGGTCGCCCTGCGCAAGCGCGCCATCCAGGACGGCATCCTGCTCCAGAACGACTAG
- a CDS encoding histidine kinase: MSRIQKERDRLLASTARTVGLTATATALICLSVPGSLPLPLYLASLVLVACLAFAQWQLATLLRLMLWMPVIVVAGVALILIHLLPGTPLGPSAISAVGVIGAAAVACVCVLAVTSRPRVLLLVVSALATLAALGVTLGMTQSRLIEPLVFTVTGWIALTATGIWLSRTVPRTLKRISTMSRAYRVERQASETEARRRQSARLLHDTVLATLTLLAHSGVGVSHGALREQAAEDAALLRQLRLGFTPDPARSGDYKLKPVEESTLGKTLESVKQRFRRMGLEVNWHGAGQVLLPSDVLDAFLLALGECLENVRRHSGVNEAHVTITDDETNVRAMVTDAGKGFDVATIDTERLGFTESIVARLRDVGGNARLFSSPGSGTTVVLEVPK; this comes from the coding sequence ATGTCGCGCATCCAGAAGGAGCGTGATCGTCTCCTCGCCTCGACCGCTCGCACGGTGGGCCTGACGGCCACCGCGACGGCGCTGATCTGCCTGAGCGTCCCCGGCTCCCTGCCCCTGCCGCTCTACCTCGCGTCCCTGGTGCTCGTCGCCTGCCTGGCGTTCGCGCAGTGGCAGCTCGCGACGCTGCTGCGCCTCATGCTCTGGATGCCGGTGATCGTGGTCGCGGGCGTCGCGCTGATCCTTATCCACCTGCTCCCCGGTACGCCCCTCGGACCGTCGGCGATCAGCGCGGTCGGCGTGATCGGCGCCGCGGCCGTGGCGTGCGTGTGCGTGCTCGCAGTCACATCCCGCCCGCGCGTCCTGCTCCTGGTGGTCTCGGCGCTGGCGACCCTGGCCGCGCTGGGGGTCACGCTCGGGATGACGCAGTCGCGACTGATCGAGCCGCTCGTCTTCACCGTCACCGGCTGGATCGCGCTGACCGCGACGGGCATCTGGCTCTCGCGCACCGTGCCCCGCACGCTGAAGCGCATCTCGACCATGAGCCGCGCCTACCGCGTGGAGCGGCAGGCCAGCGAGACGGAGGCGCGCCGCCGCCAGAGCGCGCGCCTGCTGCACGACACCGTGCTCGCGACCCTGACCCTGCTCGCCCACTCCGGCGTGGGCGTGAGTCATGGCGCGCTGCGCGAGCAGGCGGCGGAGGATGCGGCCCTGCTGCGACAGCTCCGGCTCGGCTTCACGCCCGACCCGGCGCGCTCCGGCGACTACAAGCTGAAGCCGGTGGAGGAATCCACGCTCGGCAAGACGCTGGAGTCCGTCAAGCAGCGCTTCCGCCGCATGGGGCTCGAGGTCAACTGGCACGGCGCCGGTCAGGTGCTCCTGCCGTCGGACGTGCTCGACGCGTTCCTGCTGGCGCTGGGCGAGTGCCTCGAGAACGTGCGCCGGCACTCCGGGGTCAACGAGGCGCACGTCACGATCACCGACGACGAGACGAACGTGCGCGCGATGGTCACCGATGCGGGCAAGGGCTTCGACGTCGCCACCATCGACACGGAGCGCCTCGGCTTCACCGAGTCGATCGTCGCCCGACTGCGTGACGTGGGCGGGAACGCCCGCCTCTTCTCGTCGCCTGGCAGCGGGACGACCGTAGTGCTGGAGGTGCCGAAGTGA
- a CDS encoding homoserine O-acetyltransferase — MDWQTSADTAPSSFITEAQARTLLGKPPASGAWKESDPVAGRRFVGIGAFSFESGESLPYVRIAYETWGELSEVRDNAVLVLHALTGDAHAVGPAGPGQRTAGWWQGIIGPGKAIDTDRWFVVVPNMLGGCQGTTGPASLAPDGAEWGSRFPFTTIRDQVVAQARLADELGLERWAAVVGGSMGGMQALEWAVMFPERVERLAVIAAPPFSTADQIALNSVQIEAVRTDPLFRGGQYYDAEDGDGPHRGLALARRMALLNYRSPSELNERFERAWQSGISPLGGGGRFAVESYLDFHGNKFVRRFDANSYITLVEAMNSHDVGRGRGGLAAALSRVTAKTLVVGIDSDRLFPVEGQDQIAYHVPDTLDGRVPVVIRSGFGHDGFLIEDDAVSTQLRRLFAV; from the coding sequence ATGGACTGGCAGACCTCCGCGGACACGGCCCCGTCGAGCTTCATCACGGAGGCGCAGGCGCGGACGCTGCTGGGCAAGCCGCCCGCGAGCGGCGCGTGGAAGGAGTCCGACCCGGTCGCCGGTCGCCGGTTCGTCGGGATCGGCGCGTTCTCGTTCGAGAGCGGGGAGAGCCTGCCGTACGTCCGCATCGCGTACGAGACCTGGGGCGAGCTGTCCGAGGTGCGCGACAACGCCGTCCTCGTCCTCCACGCGCTCACCGGCGACGCGCACGCGGTCGGCCCCGCCGGTCCCGGCCAGCGCACCGCCGGCTGGTGGCAGGGCATCATCGGCCCCGGCAAGGCGATCGACACCGACCGCTGGTTCGTCGTCGTCCCGAACATGCTGGGCGGCTGCCAGGGCACGACGGGTCCCGCCTCCCTCGCCCCGGACGGCGCCGAGTGGGGGTCCCGCTTCCCGTTCACGACCATCCGCGACCAGGTCGTCGCGCAGGCACGCCTCGCCGACGAGCTCGGCCTCGAGCGGTGGGCCGCCGTCGTCGGCGGGTCCATGGGCGGCATGCAGGCGCTGGAGTGGGCGGTCATGTTCCCCGAGCGCGTCGAACGGCTGGCCGTGATCGCCGCTCCCCCGTTCTCGACCGCCGACCAGATCGCGCTCAACTCCGTGCAGATCGAGGCGGTGCGCACCGACCCGCTGTTCCGCGGCGGCCAGTACTACGACGCCGAGGACGGCGACGGGCCGCACCGGGGGCTCGCCCTCGCCCGCCGGATGGCGCTGCTCAACTACCGCAGCCCGTCCGAACTCAACGAGCGGTTCGAGCGCGCCTGGCAGAGCGGCATCAGCCCACTCGGCGGCGGCGGCCGGTTCGCGGTCGAGTCGTACCTCGACTTCCACGGCAACAAGTTCGTCCGCCGCTTCGACGCCAACAGCTACATCACCCTCGTCGAGGCGATGAACTCGCACGACGTCGGCCGCGGCCGCGGCGGGCTGGCAGCGGCACTCTCCCGCGTGACCGCGAAGACGCTCGTGGTCGGCATCGACAGCGATCGGCTGTTCCCCGTCGAAGGACAGGACCAGATCGCCTACCACGTGCCGGACACGCTGGACGGTAGAGTTCCAGTGGTGATCCGCTCGGGCTTCGGTCACGACGGGTTCCTGATCGAGGACGACGCCGTCAGCACGCAGCTGCGGCGGCTGTTCGCCGTGTGA
- a CDS encoding oxidoreductase, with protein MSSRRVVVTGASSGIGAATVRAFRAEGWDVVAVARREDRLRDLADETGAEYVVADLTKQDDVDALRDHLAATGGIHALVNNAGGAHGLDSVESSSVDDWVWMYEINVIGTKRVVSALLPLLREGAAATGHADIAVVTSIAGLTAYVGGGGYNAAKFAEHALTEVLRLELNGEPIRVVEIAPGMVATEEFSLVRFGGDQAKRDAVYEDVPEPLSAEDVAGTIVHALTLPRHVDLDLIVVKPVAQAAPYRLHKGPLAVKGTKG; from the coding sequence ATGAGCAGCAGACGCGTTGTCGTGACCGGAGCGAGTTCGGGGATCGGGGCGGCCACCGTCCGCGCCTTCCGGGCGGAGGGGTGGGATGTGGTCGCGGTCGCGCGCCGCGAGGACCGCCTCCGCGACCTCGCCGACGAGACCGGCGCCGAGTACGTCGTCGCCGATCTCACGAAGCAGGACGACGTGGATGCGCTCCGCGACCACCTCGCCGCGACCGGCGGCATCCACGCCCTCGTGAACAACGCTGGCGGCGCGCACGGTCTCGACTCGGTCGAGTCGTCGAGCGTCGACGACTGGGTGTGGATGTACGAGATCAACGTGATCGGCACCAAGCGGGTCGTCTCGGCCCTCCTGCCGCTGCTACGCGAGGGCGCGGCGGCGACGGGGCACGCCGACATCGCCGTGGTCACCTCCATCGCCGGACTCACCGCCTATGTCGGCGGCGGCGGGTACAACGCGGCCAAGTTCGCCGAGCACGCGCTCACCGAGGTGCTGCGGCTGGAGCTTAACGGCGAGCCGATCCGCGTGGTGGAGATCGCGCCGGGGATGGTCGCCACCGAGGAGTTCTCGCTGGTCCGCTTCGGCGGCGATCAGGCGAAGCGCGACGCGGTCTACGAGGACGTGCCCGAGCCGCTGTCGGCCGAGGACGTGGCCGGGACGATCGTCCACGCGCTCACCCTTCCCAGGCACGTCGACCTCGACCTGATCGTCGTCAAACCGGTCGCACAGGCCGCGCCGTATCGGCTCCACAAGGGCCCTCTCGCCGTGAAGGGCACGAAGGGCTGA
- a CDS encoding O-acetyl-L-homoserine sulfhydrolase: MTDAADWQFETKQIHAGAAPDPVTNARATPIYQTTSYVFNNAEHAKNLFALAEFGNIYTRIQNPTQAVVEERVAALEGGTGALLVASGQAAETFAVLNIAQAGDHIVSSSSIYGGTYNLFKYTLAKLGIETTFVENQDDAEEWRRAVRPNTKLFFAETIGNPKINILDIALVADVAHEAGVPLIVDNTIATPYLIRPFESGADIVIHSATKFLGGHGTVIGGVIVDGGKFEWSKNVEKFPGLTEPDPSYHGASYTAAVGDGLAYIIKARVQLLRDLGSAIAPASAWQLIQGIETLSLRVERHTQNAQEIAEFLEAHPDVASVNYSGLPTSPWYAAANKYAPKGVGAVLSFELKGGVDAGAALVDSLKLFSHLANIGDVRSLVIHPASTTHSQLTPEQQLTAGVTPGLVRLSVGLENIDDLKADLSAGLAAARSVAEAARA; encoded by the coding sequence ATGACCGACGCCGCCGACTGGCAGTTCGAAACCAAGCAGATCCACGCCGGAGCTGCTCCGGACCCCGTGACCAACGCCCGGGCGACGCCGATCTACCAGACCACGTCCTACGTGTTCAACAACGCCGAGCACGCGAAGAACCTGTTCGCCCTGGCGGAGTTCGGCAACATCTACACGCGCATCCAGAACCCGACGCAGGCCGTCGTGGAGGAGCGCGTCGCGGCCCTCGAGGGCGGCACCGGCGCTCTGCTGGTCGCGTCGGGCCAGGCCGCCGAGACCTTCGCCGTGCTCAACATCGCGCAGGCGGGCGACCACATCGTCTCCTCCAGCTCGATCTACGGCGGCACGTACAACCTGTTCAAGTACACGCTGGCGAAGCTCGGCATCGAGACCACGTTCGTCGAGAACCAGGACGACGCCGAGGAGTGGCGCCGTGCGGTCCGCCCGAACACCAAGCTGTTCTTCGCGGAGACCATCGGCAACCCGAAGATCAACATCCTCGACATCGCGCTCGTCGCCGACGTCGCGCACGAGGCCGGCGTTCCGCTGATCGTGGACAACACGATCGCGACCCCGTACCTCATCCGCCCCTTCGAGTCCGGCGCCGACATCGTCATCCACTCGGCCACCAAGTTCCTCGGCGGCCACGGCACTGTCATCGGCGGCGTGATCGTCGACGGCGGGAAGTTCGAGTGGTCGAAGAACGTCGAGAAGTTCCCGGGCCTCACCGAGCCGGACCCGTCGTACCACGGCGCCAGCTACACCGCCGCGGTCGGCGACGGCCTCGCCTACATCATCAAGGCGCGCGTCCAGCTGCTCCGCGACCTCGGCTCGGCCATCGCGCCCGCGAGCGCGTGGCAGCTCATCCAGGGCATCGAGACCCTGTCGCTGCGCGTCGAGCGTCACACGCAGAACGCGCAGGAGATCGCGGAGTTCCTCGAGGCGCACCCCGATGTCGCCTCGGTGAACTACTCGGGCCTGCCCACGAGCCCCTGGTACGCGGCCGCCAACAAGTACGCCCCCAAGGGCGTCGGCGCGGTGCTGTCGTTCGAGCTCAAGGGCGGCGTGGACGCGGGAGCGGCTCTGGTCGACAGCCTGAAGCTGTTCAGCCACCTCGCCAACATCGGCGACGTGCGCAGCCTCGTCATCCACCCGGCCTCGACCACGCACTCGCAGCTCACCCCCGAGCAGCAGCTGACCGCGGGCGTCACCCCGGGTCTCGTCCGCCTCTCCGTGGGCCTCGAGAACATCGACGACCTCAAGGCGGACCTGTCAGCGGGCCTCGCCGCCGCCCGCTCCGTCGCGGAGGCGGCGCGCGCGTAA
- a CDS encoding transporter, which yields MTSEKTSTQRRATVAIGATAALIGWLALVELTSGILQGYYVPLISDIVKHLGIHDADYNWFEAAQLLLSALVVPVLAKLGDMFGHKRILLIATLLTALASWALAFSGDFVTYLVAFALQGFYVVWLPLEVALIFDRGRRSGTAASRTRRAAGLLVVALEAGAIVGAIGAGLLFEALGGNVTVTLMVPAVAVSLVFFAILFGVPESEPVPGRSLDGIGFSLLALGLLLITSGLTFLRLNGVGTWWVWGLILLGILAFIPFGRWELKQADPAIDLRVLRSPAMWPVQLTAGLIGISLLGAQAPLSTYAGTDPANGYGLGLSAGQRSILIGAYLISMIVGALLFPLVSSWLTPRVTLIGASFLVAIGYLMFLPFHLQTWEVFLNMAVAGIGSGALVGALPAAAAAAAPRGQTGVATALTNTTKTVGGSFASAVFGVVLLTGAATVTATAASLFGYMIVWTICGLGALVAAVLLFFVPRLAFADTEPALE from the coding sequence ATGACCTCGGAGAAGACGTCGACCCAGCGCCGGGCGACGGTCGCGATCGGCGCCACCGCCGCCCTCATCGGCTGGCTGGCGCTCGTCGAGCTGACCAGCGGCATCCTGCAGGGCTACTACGTCCCGCTGATCTCCGACATCGTGAAGCATCTGGGCATCCACGACGCCGACTACAACTGGTTCGAGGCGGCCCAGCTGCTGCTCTCCGCGCTGGTCGTGCCCGTGCTCGCGAAGCTCGGCGACATGTTCGGGCACAAGCGCATCCTCCTCATCGCGACGCTGCTCACGGCTCTGGCCAGCTGGGCCCTCGCGTTCTCCGGCGACTTCGTCACCTACCTCGTGGCGTTCGCGCTGCAGGGCTTCTACGTGGTCTGGCTGCCGCTGGAGGTCGCCCTCATCTTCGACCGCGGCCGGAGGAGCGGGACGGCGGCGTCCCGGACGCGGCGTGCCGCCGGTCTTCTCGTCGTCGCCCTGGAGGCGGGCGCCATCGTGGGCGCGATCGGCGCCGGCCTGCTGTTCGAGGCGCTCGGCGGGAATGTCACCGTCACCCTCATGGTCCCGGCCGTCGCGGTGAGCCTGGTCTTCTTCGCGATCCTGTTCGGGGTGCCCGAGTCGGAGCCCGTGCCCGGCCGCTCGCTCGATGGGATCGGGTTCTCGCTCCTCGCCCTCGGCCTGCTGCTGATCACCTCCGGTCTGACCTTCCTGCGGCTCAACGGGGTCGGCACCTGGTGGGTCTGGGGGCTCATCCTGCTCGGCATCCTGGCGTTCATCCCGTTCGGGCGCTGGGAGCTGAAGCAGGCAGACCCGGCGATCGACCTGCGCGTGCTGCGGAGCCCGGCGATGTGGCCGGTGCAGCTCACCGCCGGCCTGATCGGGATCAGCCTGCTCGGCGCGCAGGCGCCGCTCAGCACGTACGCGGGCACCGACCCGGCGAACGGCTACGGGCTCGGGCTCTCGGCCGGGCAGCGCAGCATCCTGATCGGCGCGTACCTGATCTCGATGATCGTCGGGGCGCTGCTGTTCCCGCTGGTGTCGTCGTGGCTGACGCCGCGCGTGACCCTGATCGGCGCGTCGTTCCTGGTCGCGATCGGGTACCTGATGTTCTTGCCCTTCCACCTGCAGACGTGGGAGGTCTTCCTCAACATGGCCGTCGCCGGGATCGGGTCGGGCGCACTCGTCGGGGCGCTTCCCGCCGCCGCGGCGGCCGCCGCCCCGCGCGGGCAGACCGGTGTCGCCACGGCGCTGACGAACACCACCAAGACGGTCGGCGGATCCTTCGCCTCGGCGGTGTTCGGCGTGGTGCTGCTCACCGGCGCGGCCACGGTGACCGCCACGGCCGCCAGCCTCTTCGGCTACATGATCGTGTGGACCATCTGCGGCCTCGGCGCGCTCGTCGCCGCGGTGCTCCTCTTCTTCGTGCCGCGGCTCGCGTTCGCGGACACCGAACCCGCCTTGGAGTGA
- a CDS encoding phosphoribosyltransferase, which yields MASELDDSGADVLQETEREVLGWLEFGEASRHLAGEVVESGYEPDMVVAIARGGLLLAGAISYALGIKACGALNVEFYTGVDSRLPEPVVLPPMLDSAALEAKRVLLVDDVSDSGRTLAMVVDLISASGADVRTVCLYSKPRTVLEPDFVWRRTDRWITFPWSALPPVTAATH from the coding sequence ATGGCCAGCGAACTCGACGATTCCGGAGCAGACGTCCTTCAGGAGACGGAACGGGAGGTCCTGGGCTGGCTCGAATTCGGTGAGGCGTCCCGCCACCTCGCGGGCGAGGTGGTCGAGTCGGGCTACGAGCCGGACATGGTCGTCGCCATCGCGCGCGGCGGTCTGCTGCTCGCCGGAGCCATCTCGTACGCCCTCGGCATCAAGGCCTGCGGCGCGCTGAACGTCGAGTTCTACACGGGGGTGGACTCGCGTCTTCCCGAGCCGGTCGTCCTGCCTCCGATGCTCGACTCGGCCGCGCTGGAGGCCAAGCGCGTGCTCCTGGTGGACGACGTGTCCGACTCCGGCCGGACGCTCGCCATGGTCGTCGACCTCATCTCCGCCTCCGGCGCCGATGTCCGCACCGTGTGCCTCTACTCGAAGCCGCGGACCGTCCTCGAGCCCGACTTCGTCTGGCGCCGCACCGACCGCTGGATCACCTTCCCGTGGTCCGCGCTCCCGCCGGTGACCGCCGCGACGCACTGA
- a CDS encoding uracil-DNA glycosylase: MAKTLAELAADGSMDAGWAQALEPVADRIAAMGEFLRAEVAAGRPYLPAGENVLRAFRAPLADIRVLIVGQDPYPTPGHPIGLSFAVERHVRPLPGSLRNIYKELRDDLGVTPPPHGDLSGWSSSGVMLLNRVLTVRPGEPASHRGKGWEEVTEHAIRSLVARGRPFVSILWGRHAATLKPLLGGNPVIESPHPSPLSASRGFFGSKPFSRANALLERVGEKPVDWTLDP; encoded by the coding sequence GTGGCCAAGACGCTGGCGGAGCTCGCCGCCGACGGTTCGATGGATGCCGGCTGGGCTCAGGCGCTCGAGCCCGTCGCCGACCGGATCGCCGCGATGGGGGAGTTCCTGCGCGCCGAGGTCGCGGCCGGGCGCCCGTACCTCCCGGCGGGCGAGAACGTCCTGCGTGCCTTCCGCGCACCGCTCGCGGACATCCGGGTGCTGATCGTCGGGCAGGACCCGTATCCGACTCCCGGGCATCCCATCGGGCTGTCGTTCGCGGTCGAACGGCACGTGCGCCCGCTGCCGGGCAGCCTCCGGAACATCTACAAGGAGCTGCGCGACGACCTCGGCGTCACACCTCCGCCGCACGGCGACCTGAGCGGCTGGTCTTCGAGCGGGGTCATGCTGCTCAACCGCGTCCTCACGGTCCGTCCCGGCGAGCCGGCGTCGCACCGCGGCAAGGGCTGGGAGGAGGTCACCGAGCACGCCATCCGCTCGCTGGTCGCCCGCGGCCGCCCCTTCGTATCCATCCTGTGGGGCCGCCACGCGGCGACGCTGAAGCCCCTCCTCGGCGGCAACCCGGTCATCGAGTCGCCGCATCCCAGCCCCTTGTCGGCCTCGCGCGGCTTCTTCGGGTCCAAGCCGTTCTCCCGTGCGAATGCGCTGCTCGAACGCGTGGGCGAGAAGCCGGTCGACTGGACGTTGGATCCGTAA
- a CDS encoding phosphinothricin acetyltransferase gives MLEEEYQERRVLPRHLRKQEAPEAPFEYAIRDAEPADLPHVREIYNHYVANSTVTFDEDAMTLREWKSKYAYLKKLGMPFIVAVSPTGQLLGYALVSPWKQKRAYRFTVENSIYLGAASTGKGLGTVLMQALIDKSKEAGLKEMIAVIADKGAEASIKMHENFGFTEIGRMGRVGYKFDRWLGTVLMQKSLK, from the coding sequence GTGCTGGAAGAGGAATACCAGGAGCGCCGCGTCCTGCCGCGGCACCTGCGCAAACAGGAGGCGCCGGAGGCGCCGTTCGAGTACGCCATCCGCGACGCCGAGCCGGCCGACCTCCCGCACGTCCGCGAAATCTACAACCACTACGTCGCCAACAGCACCGTCACGTTCGACGAGGACGCGATGACGCTGCGCGAGTGGAAGAGCAAGTACGCCTACCTCAAGAAGCTCGGGATGCCGTTCATCGTCGCGGTGTCGCCGACCGGCCAGCTCCTCGGCTACGCGCTCGTGTCGCCGTGGAAGCAGAAGCGCGCGTACCGCTTCACGGTCGAGAACTCGATCTACCTCGGCGCCGCGTCCACGGGCAAGGGGCTCGGGACCGTGCTGATGCAGGCGCTGATCGACAAGTCCAAGGAGGCGGGCCTCAAGGAGATGATCGCGGTCATCGCCGACAAGGGCGCCGAGGCGTCGATCAAGATGCACGAGAACTTCGGCTTCACCGAGATCGGCCGCATGGGCCGCGTCGGCTACAAGTTCGACCGGTGGCTCGGCACGGTGCTGATGCAGAAGTCGCTCAAGTAG
- a CDS encoding cation transporter: MGYLYLAVAIATEVVATTFLKFTTGENARWWAFVIVVVGYVASFFALSLALGRGVPLGIAYAIWSAVGVAAIAIISWVFFKESLTWLQIAGLVLVVGGVGLLELGAKHPA; encoded by the coding sequence CTGGGCTATCTCTACCTCGCCGTCGCCATCGCGACCGAGGTCGTCGCGACCACGTTCCTGAAATTCACCACGGGTGAGAACGCCCGATGGTGGGCGTTCGTGATCGTCGTGGTCGGCTATGTCGCATCCTTCTTCGCGCTCTCGCTCGCCCTCGGGCGCGGCGTGCCGCTGGGGATCGCCTACGCGATCTGGTCGGCCGTCGGCGTCGCCGCGATCGCGATCATCTCGTGGGTGTTCTTCAAGGAGTCGCTCACGTGGCTGCAGATCGCGGGCCTGGTGCTCGTGGTCGGCGGCGTCGGGCTGCTCGAGCTCGGCGCGAAGCACCCGGCCTGA